One Salvelinus sp. IW2-2015 linkage group LG35, ASM291031v2, whole genome shotgun sequence DNA segment encodes these proteins:
- the rab5ab gene encoding RAB5A, member RAS oncogene family, b has protein sequence MASRGGATRPNGPNTGNKISQFKLVLLGESAVGKSSLVLRFVKGQFQEFQESTIGAAFLTQTVCLDDTTVKFEIWDTAGQERYHSLAPMYYRGAQAAIVVYDITNKDSFARAKNWVKELQRQASPNIVIALAGNKADLANKRALDFQDAQSYADDNSLLFMETSAKTSMNVNEIFMAIAKKLPKNEPQAAGANSGRNRGVDLTETAQPASRSCCST, from the exons ATGGCAAGTAGGGGTGGTGCAACACGACCCAATGGGCCAAACACAGGCAACAAGATCTCCCAGTTCAAATTAGTACTCTTAGGGGAGTCCGCTGTGGGAAAGTCCAGTCTGGTACTTCGCTTTGTCAAGGGCCAGTTTCAGGAATTCCAAGAGAGCACAATTGGAG CTGCCTTCCTGACTCAGACAGTATGTTTGGATGACACGACAGTCAAGTTTGAGATCTGGGACACAGCTGGTCAGGAGCGCTACCACAGCTTAGCACCCATGTACTACAGAGGTGCCCAGGCCGCCATCGTGGTCTACGACATAACTAACAAA GACTCCTTTGCACGAGCAAAGAACTGGGTTAAGGAGCTTCAGAGACAAGCCAGTCCAAATATTGTAATAGCGTTGGCTGGGAACAAAGCTGACCTTGCAAACAAACGAGCATTGGATTTTCAG GATGCCCAGTCATACGCAGATGATAACAGTTTACTGTTCATGGAAACATCAGCAAAGACCTCTATGAACGTTAATGAGATATTCATGGCTATTG CAAAGAAATTACCCAAGAACGAGCCTCAAGCTGCCGGAGCGAACAGTGGGCGGAACCGGGGAGTGGATCTTACGGAGACAGCTCAGCCAGCCAGCCGCTCCTGCTGCAGTACCTAA